One window of the Natronomonas marina genome contains the following:
- a CDS encoding GNAT family N-acetyltransferase has protein sequence MDVREATTADGPAVRSIALRSMEASYSLSPSTIENAIRQWYGVDSFAEKLDDDDVLVLVAEEDGEPVAFSESVIAGDRGDIHWLHVAAMHRGRGLGRDLYEATRERLEAAGVETIRGLVLADNSEGNRFWENQGLTKVGEGSVEIDGTAFVENIYVDQEGVDLQPIVVDGSEHYVDRSDADRGSEGEFYTVYTDEARENKYGYYCASCENLVTSMDAMGRLECEECGNTLKPTRWDAAYM, from the coding sequence ATGGACGTACGCGAAGCGACGACGGCCGACGGTCCGGCCGTACGGTCTATCGCACTGCGCTCGATGGAGGCCTCCTACTCGCTGAGTCCCAGCACGATAGAGAACGCCATCAGACAGTGGTACGGCGTCGACAGCTTCGCCGAAAAGCTCGACGACGACGACGTGCTCGTCCTCGTCGCCGAGGAGGACGGCGAACCGGTCGCCTTCTCCGAGAGCGTCATCGCCGGCGACCGCGGGGACATCCACTGGCTCCACGTCGCCGCCATGCACCGGGGTCGGGGACTCGGCCGGGACCTGTACGAGGCGACCCGCGAGCGTCTCGAAGCGGCGGGCGTCGAGACCATCCGCGGGCTCGTGCTGGCCGACAACTCCGAGGGCAACCGCTTCTGGGAGAACCAGGGCCTCACCAAGGTCGGCGAGGGCTCCGTCGAGATCGACGGCACCGCCTTCGTCGAGAACATCTACGTCGACCAGGAGGGCGTCGACCTCCAGCCGATCGTCGTCGACGGGAGCGAACACTACGTCGACCGCAGCGACGCCGACCGCGGCTCCGAGGGCGAGTTCTACACCGTCTACACCGACGAGGCCCGCGAGAACAAGTACGGCTACTACTGTGCCTCCTGTGAGAACCTCGTCACCTCGATGGACGCCATGGGCCGCCTGGAGTGCGAGGAGTGCGGCAACACTCTCAAGCCGACCCGGTGGGACGCGGCTTACATGTAG
- a CDS encoding DUF3179 domain-containing (seleno)protein encodes MNVRQVIPKDAIPSVDDPVFGTAYDGDDTDRVVVYEPADGPPRAYPLRHLNYHEIVNDAADHPIAVTWCPLCGSAVVYDRRVETDGTTAGDDPLQLTFGVSGKLADDDLVMYDRETDSEWKQSLGACIAGPLEGAELTVLPATVVEYGTFRDEYDGVVLQPPGGESEAAGEGEEPEPIEYDSQPYREYETGEGFGLDAHRGTGGREWDRDDIDPKAVVLGVECGGEAVGVPLSVVEEAGGVLDVVVGGRDLVVFGTEGLAAFENPGYEFVVEGDEIRADGTTWDGATGAAADGRRLERVPAKRLFAFAWQDDHGPDALLTFPP; translated from the coding sequence ATGAACGTCAGGCAGGTCATCCCCAAAGACGCCATCCCGAGCGTCGACGACCCCGTCTTCGGGACGGCCTACGACGGCGACGACACCGACCGCGTCGTCGTCTACGAACCCGCCGACGGCCCGCCGCGGGCCTACCCGCTCCGGCACCTCAACTACCACGAGATCGTCAACGACGCCGCCGACCACCCCATCGCCGTCACCTGGTGTCCGCTCTGCGGGAGCGCCGTCGTCTACGACCGCCGCGTCGAGACGGACGGGACGACGGCCGGCGACGACCCCCTCCAGTTGACCTTCGGTGTCTCGGGCAAACTCGCCGACGACGACCTGGTCATGTACGACCGGGAGACCGACTCCGAGTGGAAACAGTCCCTCGGGGCGTGCATCGCCGGCCCCCTGGAGGGCGCCGAGTTGACCGTCCTGCCGGCGACGGTCGTCGAGTACGGCACATTCCGCGACGAGTACGACGGCGTCGTCCTCCAGCCCCCGGGCGGCGAGAGCGAGGCCGCCGGCGAGGGCGAGGAGCCCGAACCAATCGAGTACGACAGCCAACCCTACCGCGAGTACGAGACCGGCGAGGGGTTCGGTCTCGATGCCCACCGGGGCACGGGGGGCCGCGAGTGGGACCGCGACGACATCGACCCGAAGGCGGTCGTCCTCGGCGTCGAGTGCGGCGGCGAGGCCGTCGGCGTCCCGCTGTCGGTCGTCGAGGAAGCCGGTGGTGTCCTCGACGTCGTCGTCGGCGGACGCGACCTCGTCGTCTTCGGTACCGAGGGGCTCGCCGCCTTCGAGAATCCCGGCTACGAGTTCGTCGTCGAGGGCGACGAGATTCGTGCCGACGGGACGACCTGGGACGGTGCGACGGGCGCGGCGGCCGACGGCCGCCGTCTCGAGCGCGTTCCCGCAAAGCGGCTCTTCGCGTTCGCCTGGCAGGACGATCACGGTCCCGACGCCCTCCTGACGTTCCCGCCGTAG
- a CDS encoding HD domain-containing protein: MGVEIRESPVSDEEFEEMKRFVRDYLTASVEGEDEGGRMRWYPWHSAEYRYNHILNVTELAAEIAESEGANVDVTRVAALFHDISKLEADQDVHAEAGARVAREYLTTRMDYPESFIEQVCDAVEAHSYEGDLADVNLETRCLMEADLLDKVGANGTALMLLRMGYEARTHMDANEMVGRVLERGEDAVARVRSDTAESIAHQRIKRVRWFKEWLEGEVADMEPGSPPALDL, translated from the coding sequence ATGGGCGTTGAAATCAGGGAATCGCCCGTCTCCGACGAGGAGTTCGAGGAGATGAAGCGGTTCGTGCGCGATTACCTGACTGCAAGCGTCGAGGGCGAAGACGAGGGGGGCCGAATGCGGTGGTACCCGTGGCACTCTGCGGAGTACCGGTACAACCACATCCTCAACGTGACCGAACTGGCGGCCGAGATCGCCGAGTCGGAGGGCGCAAACGTCGACGTGACGCGGGTTGCGGCGCTGTTTCACGACATCTCGAAACTGGAGGCCGACCAGGACGTCCACGCCGAGGCGGGCGCCCGCGTCGCCCGCGAGTACCTCACCACGCGGATGGACTACCCCGAGTCGTTCATCGAGCAGGTGTGCGACGCCGTCGAGGCCCACTCCTACGAGGGTGACCTCGCGGACGTGAACCTGGAGACGCGGTGTCTCATGGAGGCGGACCTGCTGGACAAGGTCGGCGCCAACGGCACGGCGCTGATGCTGCTGCGGATGGGCTACGAGGCCCGGACCCACATGGACGCAAACGAGATGGTCGGCCGGGTGCTCGAACGGGGCGAGGACGCCGTCGCTCGCGTCCGGTCGGACACCGCCGAGAGCATCGCCCATCAGCGCATCAAGCGGGTCCGGTGGTTCAAGGAGTGGCTCGAAGGTGAAGTCGCCGACATGGAACCCGGGTCGCCGCCGGCGCTGGACCTCTAG
- a CDS encoding LysE family translocator has protein sequence MALVTTLLAGVVFGLALAAPPGPMNAVIAEESVLRGWRSGFKAGLGAMTADFVFFVLALFGAVAVVERVPTLRNAMVAVGGLLMLYFAYGAARGARESFRASATPNSRGFSKAFVLALTNPYQILFWLTVGVGLLAPGRIDVLSYATEALAGLVVVETGHPALLVGLFGGILVWIVGFPWALSAAESRTERAAPVVAVLSAAVLVAFGLYFLYDAATGFALFERLSGLL, from the coding sequence ATGGCGCTCGTCACGACGTTGCTCGCGGGGGTAGTCTTCGGGTTGGCGCTGGCTGCGCCGCCGGGACCGATGAACGCGGTCATCGCCGAGGAGTCCGTCCTCCGGGGGTGGCGGTCGGGATTCAAGGCCGGTCTCGGGGCGATGACCGCGGACTTCGTCTTCTTCGTGCTGGCGCTCTTCGGTGCCGTCGCCGTCGTCGAGCGGGTGCCGACGCTCCGCAACGCGATGGTCGCCGTCGGCGGCCTCCTGATGCTGTACTTCGCGTACGGCGCGGCCCGCGGCGCCCGCGAGAGCTTCCGGGCGTCGGCGACGCCCAACAGCCGTGGCTTCTCGAAGGCGTTCGTGCTGGCGCTGACGAACCCCTACCAGATACTGTTCTGGCTCACGGTCGGCGTCGGCCTGCTGGCGCCCGGCCGCATCGACGTGCTGTCGTACGCGACGGAGGCGCTGGCCGGTCTCGTCGTCGTCGAGACGGGCCACCCCGCGCTACTCGTGGGTCTCTTCGGGGGGATTCTCGTGTGGATAGTCGGGTTCCCGTGGGCGCTCTCGGCCGCCGAGAGCCGGACCGAGCGAGCGGCGCCGGTCGTCGCCGTCCTCAGCGCGGCGGTGCTGGTCGCGTTCGGTCTCTACTTCCTCTACGACGCCGCGACGGGCTTTGCGCTCTTCGAACGGCTGTCCGGACTCCTCTAG
- a CDS encoding threonine synthase has translation MTSFEGFRCTDCGATVDEEGSTACPACGGVLDASYDLAGVSLDRESFEEREGAWGHRELLPLVPSGMGEGETPLVAAPRLADELGVETLHVKDEGHNPTGSVTDRGMALVAAAADRGGADTLALATTGNGGQSAAAYAARAGLLSRVFVPSRATFVNKAMINVHGGDMRVVEGRFDDAHESYETEREELPAADEETWFPAGAFDSPYRHEGAKPVYYEAVEALEWSVPDAVVVPVAHGAVVAGVWKAARELERLGLTERTPRVFAAQPEGCAPVVEAVESGDDPAPWDVPDTVVGTLEVPDPAGGLPAVEAVRASGGTGVAVDDEDALDTAATVAQHEGLEISVACGVAAAGAWQLREDGELAADDTVLLVNTGAGSKDADVVRSRLMGRGM, from the coding sequence ATGACGAGTTTCGAGGGGTTCCGCTGTACCGACTGCGGGGCGACCGTCGACGAGGAGGGGTCGACCGCCTGTCCGGCGTGCGGGGGCGTTCTCGACGCGAGCTACGACCTCGCGGGCGTCTCGCTCGACCGCGAGAGCTTCGAAGAGCGGGAGGGGGCCTGGGGACACCGCGAGTTGCTCCCGCTGGTCCCGTCGGGGATGGGTGAGGGCGAGACGCCGCTCGTGGCGGCGCCGCGACTGGCCGACGAACTCGGCGTCGAGACGCTGCACGTCAAGGACGAGGGCCACAACCCGACCGGGAGCGTGACCGACCGGGGGATGGCGCTCGTCGCCGCCGCGGCCGACCGGGGCGGCGCCGACACGCTCGCGCTGGCGACGACGGGCAACGGCGGCCAGTCGGCGGCCGCCTACGCCGCGCGGGCCGGCCTGCTGTCGCGGGTGTTCGTCCCGAGTCGGGCCACGTTCGTCAACAAGGCGATGATAAACGTCCACGGCGGCGACATGCGGGTCGTCGAGGGCCGCTTCGACGACGCCCACGAGAGCTACGAGACCGAGCGCGAGGAACTGCCCGCCGCCGACGAGGAGACGTGGTTCCCCGCCGGCGCCTTCGACTCGCCGTACCGTCACGAGGGCGCCAAACCGGTCTACTACGAGGCCGTCGAGGCGCTGGAGTGGTCGGTGCCCGACGCGGTGGTCGTCCCCGTCGCCCACGGGGCGGTCGTCGCCGGCGTCTGGAAGGCCGCCCGGGAACTCGAACGGCTCGGACTCACCGAGCGAACGCCCCGGGTGTTCGCCGCCCAGCCGGAGGGCTGTGCGCCGGTCGTCGAGGCCGTCGAGTCCGGCGACGACCCCGCGCCGTGGGACGTGCCGGACACCGTCGTCGGCACGCTGGAGGTGCCGGACCCTGCGGGCGGCCTGCCCGCGGTCGAGGCGGTCCGGGCCAGCGGCGGGACCGGCGTCGCCGTCGACGACGAGGACGCCCTCGACACGGCGGCGACGGTCGCCCAGCACGAGGGCCTGGAGATCAGCGTCGCCTGCGGCGTCGCCGCCGCCGGCGCCTGGCAACTGCGGGAGGACGGCGAACTCGCGGCCGACGACACCGTCCTCCTCGTCAACACCGGCGCCGGGAGCAAGGACGCCGACGTCGTCCGCAGTCGGCTGATGGGCCGCGGGATGTAG
- a CDS encoding NAD(P)/FAD-dependent oxidoreductase: MHVVVAGGGLAGLVAAQHLASAGAEVELFETDERVGGRVRSRVVEGFTLDRGFQVLFTGYPAARRELDFGDLDLRRFAPGATIAAPDHRSTLSDPFGDPGAAVPTLLNRDVTVGDKLRLFRLQRELRGRDADDPFEGPETTIREYLDDRGFSRAFVERFAEPFYGGITLDRSLSTSSHVFEYTFGMLAEGDTVVPAEGMGAIPAQLRRRAETAGATVETDRKVTGVAAGEGSVTVETDAGAVSADAAVVATDPKAAAELTGVETPTEGKACVTVHCSLPAHQSLDTGSRILLNAADDRPNTIAPMSAAAPEYAPEGSQLLDATFLGEQDEDDEALGEAVRSALSSWYPENHFGELEVVGVDRIEFAQFAQPPGFRGTLPAVDAPDGAVYLAGDYTRWSSIQGAMESGRRAAEAVRADLQ, encoded by the coding sequence ATGCACGTCGTCGTCGCCGGCGGAGGGCTCGCCGGCCTGGTCGCCGCACAGCACCTCGCGTCGGCCGGCGCCGAGGTCGAACTGTTCGAGACCGACGAGCGGGTCGGCGGCCGCGTCCGCTCCCGCGTCGTCGAGGGGTTCACGCTCGACCGCGGGTTCCAGGTGCTCTTCACCGGCTACCCGGCCGCCCGGCGGGAACTCGACTTCGGTGACCTCGATTTGCGGCGGTTCGCGCCCGGCGCCACCATCGCGGCCCCGGACCACCGCTCGACGCTTTCCGACCCCTTCGGTGACCCCGGCGCGGCCGTCCCGACGCTCCTGAACCGCGACGTCACGGTGGGCGACAAACTCCGGCTGTTCCGCCTCCAGCGCGAACTCCGCGGCCGCGACGCCGACGACCCGTTCGAGGGGCCGGAGACCACGATACGGGAGTACCTCGACGACCGGGGCTTCTCGCGGGCGTTCGTCGAGCGGTTCGCCGAACCGTTCTACGGCGGCATCACGCTGGACCGCTCGCTGTCGACATCGAGTCACGTCTTCGAGTACACCTTCGGGATGCTCGCCGAGGGCGACACCGTCGTTCCCGCCGAGGGGATGGGTGCCATTCCGGCCCAACTGCGGCGGCGGGCCGAGACGGCCGGGGCGACCGTCGAGACCGACCGGAAGGTGACCGGCGTCGCGGCCGGCGAGGGGTCGGTGACCGTAGAGACCGACGCCGGAGCGGTGTCGGCCGACGCCGCCGTCGTCGCCACCGACCCGAAGGCCGCCGCCGAGTTGACCGGCGTGGAGACGCCGACCGAGGGGAAGGCCTGCGTCACCGTCCACTGCTCGCTGCCGGCCCACCAGTCGCTGGACACCGGCTCGCGCATCCTGCTGAACGCGGCCGACGACCGCCCCAACACGATTGCGCCGATGAGCGCCGCCGCCCCGGAGTACGCGCCCGAGGGCAGCCAGCTACTGGACGCCACCTTCCTCGGCGAGCAGGACGAGGACGACGAGGCGCTGGGGGAGGCGGTCCGGTCGGCGCTGTCGTCGTGGTACCCCGAGAACCACTTCGGCGAACTGGAGGTGGTCGGCGTCGACAGAATCGAGTTCGCACAGTTCGCACAGCCGCCGGGCTTCCGCGGGACGCTGCCGGCCGTCGACGCCCCCGACGGCGCGGTGTACCTGGCCGGCGACTACACCCGGTGGTCGTCCATCCAGGGCGCCATGGAGAGCGGGCGGCGGGCGGCCGAGGCGGTCCGGGCGGACCTACAGTAG
- a CDS encoding metallophosphoesterase, whose translation MEFEPRDRAAYLPAADALVCADLHVGRDATSNVEFRVGEHEDLTARFGALCERYEPSEAVVAGDLLHSFDRLPRGAAETVRALRDAAEAVDCRLVVAPGNHDSMLSELWDGPTAEEYRLEAGEETVVVTHGHEPPSTDADWYVVGHDHPTLEIEGMARPCYLYGPETYGSAGVLMLPAFSRLPAGVAVNEMYAGDFQSPLVESAGGMRPVVRDEDADRTHEFPPLGEFRRLL comes from the coding sequence ATGGAGTTCGAGCCCCGCGACCGCGCGGCCTACCTCCCGGCCGCCGACGCCCTCGTCTGTGCGGACCTCCACGTCGGCCGCGATGCCACCTCGAACGTCGAGTTCCGGGTCGGCGAACACGAGGACCTCACGGCGCGGTTCGGGGCACTCTGCGAGCGGTACGAGCCGTCGGAGGCCGTCGTGGCCGGCGATCTGTTGCACTCCTTCGACCGACTGCCGAGAGGGGCCGCCGAGACGGTCCGGGCGCTCCGGGACGCCGCGGAGGCGGTCGACTGCCGACTGGTCGTCGCGCCCGGCAACCACGACTCGATGCTCTCGGAACTGTGGGACGGTCCCACCGCCGAGGAGTACCGCCTCGAGGCCGGCGAGGAGACGGTCGTCGTCACCCACGGCCACGAACCGCCGTCCACGGATGCCGACTGGTACGTCGTCGGCCACGACCACCCCACCCTCGAAATCGAGGGAATGGCCCGACCCTGCTACCTGTACGGTCCCGAGACGTACGGGTCGGCCGGCGTCCTGATGCTGCCGGCGTTCAGCCGCCTGCCCGCCGGCGTCGCCGTCAACGAGATGTACGCCGGCGACTTCCAGTCGCCGCTCGTCGAGTCGGCCGGCGGCATGCGGCCCGTCGTCCGCGACGAGGACGCGGACCGGACCCACGAGTTCCCGCCGCTCGGGGAGTTCCGGCGACTACTGTAG
- a CDS encoding MarR family transcriptional regulator: protein MVDVLDNKRAATKFRVLVEIADRQPAVSQGEIADAVGVTSQAVSEYIRELVEEGLVDKEARSRYRVTKEGVDWIFQQASDVRRFADHVTEDVLGSMQEDAAFATDAVESGQRVSLSIEAGLLRATPGDEGPATGVATTDADAGEVVGVTGFTGIIDLEPGEVTVFQVSPIRSGHPEGSTELAQAAAGADLVVAAGVEAVATLRRSGEEADVTFAAGEVAVDAARRGLDVVVVTTTDLGGRVTDALRDAGLSYEVDDV, encoded by the coding sequence ATGGTCGACGTCCTCGACAACAAGCGGGCCGCGACGAAGTTCCGGGTCCTCGTCGAGATCGCCGACCGGCAGCCGGCGGTCAGTCAGGGGGAGATCGCCGACGCGGTCGGCGTGACCAGCCAGGCGGTCTCGGAGTACATCCGCGAACTGGTCGAGGAGGGGCTCGTCGACAAGGAGGCCCGGTCGCGCTACCGGGTGACCAAGGAGGGCGTCGACTGGATATTCCAGCAGGCCTCCGACGTCCGTCGGTTCGCCGACCACGTCACCGAGGACGTCCTCGGCAGCATGCAGGAGGACGCCGCCTTCGCCACCGACGCCGTCGAGTCCGGCCAGCGGGTCTCGCTCTCCATCGAGGCGGGACTGCTGCGGGCCACGCCCGGCGACGAGGGGCCCGCCACGGGCGTGGCGACGACCGACGCCGACGCCGGCGAGGTGGTCGGCGTCACCGGCTTCACCGGCATCATCGACCTCGAACCGGGCGAAGTGACGGTCTTCCAGGTGTCGCCCATCCGGTCGGGACACCCCGAGGGCTCGACCGAACTGGCCCAGGCGGCCGCGGGGGCCGATCTCGTGGTCGCGGCGGGCGTCGAGGCCGTCGCCACCCTCCGGCGGTCCGGCGAGGAGGCCGACGTCACCTTCGCGGCCGGAGAGGTGGCCGTCGACGCCGCCCGCCGCGGACTGGATGTCGTCGTCGTCACCACGACGGACCTCGGCGGCCGCGTCACCGACGCCCTCCGGGACGCCGGCCTCTCCTACGAGGTCGACGACGTCTGA
- a CDS encoding RPA12/RPB9/RPC11 RNA polymerase family protein: MQFCDECGSMMHTEGDTWVCRSCENEASRDSQAEATMTTQDGQRDDGAPAVVDGTQDSAETMQEPCPAEDCDSDRAYYEMMPKPGGSYEVRLFTCVECGHRWRES, encoded by the coding sequence ATGCAATTCTGTGACGAGTGTGGTTCGATGATGCACACGGAGGGCGATACGTGGGTGTGTCGCTCCTGTGAGAACGAGGCGTCGCGGGACTCGCAAGCAGAAGCGACGATGACGACCCAGGACGGACAGCGGGACGACGGGGCCCCCGCCGTGGTCGACGGGACCCAGGACTCGGCCGAGACGATGCAGGAACCCTGCCCGGCCGAGGACTGTGACAGCGACCGGGCCTACTACGAGATGATGCCGAAGCCGGGCGGCTCCTACGAGGTTCGGCTGTTCACCTGCGTCGAGTGCGGCCACAGGTGGCGCGAGTCCTGA
- a CDS encoding hydroxymethylglutaryl-CoA reductase, which produces MVIPTPDSGILKRVYANLVGGGGFVSLDIPDKVLKRLYTYGSLKDTDRGVEFEVKNRLQDAKFAGINRLVINGQEIAPERVRLVTADGETFELDDVTDNDPIPLPVGRTVTVVIEDMDIPSGEHDILIDFTAKPFGDLSLEIGDTIRDEGELPSIPRDEEDNYSDEAIRMRHEFIEEETGVELEHVPEFSFDASMGEGNVENFIGVAQMPLGLAGPVKVNGEHADGYYPIPLATTEGTLVASYSRGMKAINMCGGATATVTDDKMNRAPVFVFEDARNARDFRDWVFEHYDTIKEKAEETSSVAELIEIEDYMTNNFAHLRFGYQTGDAAGQNMVGKATFAACNWILQEYPGYVENFYLDGNTSTDKKASAVNTMMTRGKRVTAEVTLDEETCVHHLGAEPESLDHHGKIATLGALMVDGQTNGAHPANGLASLFIACGQDEANVAESHAALINTTLLQDNSLHISVTIPSLIVATYGGGTGMATQQECLAMLDCDGPGNVNKFAEIAATTVLAGEISLGAAISASDWVTSHESLGRNR; this is translated from the coding sequence ATGGTCATTCCAACTCCAGACAGCGGTATCCTGAAGCGCGTCTACGCCAACCTCGTCGGCGGGGGCGGGTTCGTCTCGCTTGACATCCCTGACAAGGTGCTGAAACGGCTCTACACGTACGGGAGTCTGAAAGACACCGATCGTGGGGTCGAGTTCGAGGTGAAAAACCGGCTTCAGGACGCCAAGTTCGCTGGGATCAACCGGCTCGTCATCAACGGCCAGGAGATAGCCCCGGAGCGGGTCCGGCTAGTGACCGCCGACGGCGAGACGTTCGAGCTCGACGACGTGACCGACAACGACCCCATCCCGCTCCCCGTCGGGCGGACCGTCACCGTCGTCATCGAGGACATGGACATCCCCTCGGGCGAACACGACATCCTCATCGACTTCACCGCCAAGCCGTTCGGCGACCTCTCGCTGGAGATCGGCGACACCATCCGCGACGAGGGCGAACTCCCGTCCATCCCGCGCGACGAGGAGGACAACTACAGCGACGAGGCCATCCGGATGCGTCACGAGTTCATCGAGGAGGAGACGGGCGTGGAACTGGAGCACGTCCCCGAGTTCTCCTTCGACGCCTCGATGGGCGAGGGCAACGTCGAAAACTTCATCGGCGTCGCCCAGATGCCGCTCGGTCTGGCCGGTCCCGTGAAGGTCAACGGCGAGCACGCCGACGGCTACTACCCGATCCCGCTTGCGACGACGGAGGGGACGCTCGTGGCCTCCTACAGCCGCGGGATGAAGGCCATCAACATGTGCGGCGGCGCGACGGCGACGGTGACCGACGACAAGATGAACCGGGCACCCGTCTTCGTCTTCGAGGACGCCCGCAACGCCCGTGACTTCCGCGATTGGGTGTTCGAACACTACGACACCATCAAGGAGAAGGCCGAGGAGACCTCCAGCGTCGCCGAGTTGATCGAAATCGAAGACTACATGACGAACAACTTCGCCCACCTGCGTTTCGGCTACCAGACGGGCGACGCGGCCGGCCAGAACATGGTCGGGAAGGCGACCTTCGCCGCCTGCAACTGGATCCTCCAGGAGTACCCCGGCTACGTCGAGAACTTCTACCTCGACGGCAACACCTCGACCGACAAGAAGGCCTCGGCGGTCAACACGATGATGACCCGCGGCAAGCGGGTCACCGCCGAGGTGACCCTCGACGAGGAGACCTGCGTCCACCACCTCGGCGCCGAACCGGAGAGTCTCGACCACCACGGCAAGATAGCGACGCTCGGCGCGCTGATGGTCGACGGCCAGACCAACGGCGCCCACCCCGCAAACGGGCTGGCGTCGCTGTTCATCGCCTGCGGACAGGACGAGGCCAACGTCGCCGAGTCACACGCCGCGCTCATCAACACGACGCTGCTGCAGGACAACTCGCTTCACATCTCGGTGACTATCCCGTCGCTCATCGTCGCCACCTACGGCGGCGGCACCGGGATGGCGACCCAGCAGGAGTGTCTCGCGATGCTGGACTGCGACGGTCCCGGTAACGTCAACAAGTTCGCCGAGATCGCCGCGACGACGGTGCTGGCCGGCGAAATCTCGCTCGGCGCCGCTATCTCCGCGTCGGACTGGGTCACCAGCCACGAGTCACTCGGCCGCAACCGGTAG
- a CDS encoding enoyl-CoA hydratase/isomerase family protein yields MGTVRLDTDGGVGTVTIDRPERHNALDSATLSALESALAEARDDDVAALVLTGAGEEAFSVGADVRELADASVAEADAYVAAAQRVTGELAGFPVPTVAAIDGYCLGGGWELALNCDLRVASERAVLGHTELDLAVVPAWGGVRKLVRLVGDETARRLVFFAERLDAQDAYELDLVGDLVAHDEVDDYAHGLAEDLADQPAFALRAAKETFEYAWRERPADLGFQRRLWGELFGTDARREAMYEFLDR; encoded by the coding sequence ATGGGAACGGTTCGGCTCGACACCGACGGCGGCGTGGGGACGGTCACCATCGACCGCCCGGAGCGGCACAACGCCCTGGACTCGGCGACGCTTTCGGCCCTAGAGAGCGCGCTGGCGGAGGCCCGCGACGACGACGTCGCGGCGCTGGTGCTCACCGGCGCCGGCGAGGAGGCCTTCTCGGTCGGTGCGGACGTTCGGGAGCTAGCCGACGCCTCCGTCGCCGAGGCCGACGCCTACGTCGCCGCCGCCCAGCGGGTCACCGGCGAACTCGCCGGCTTCCCCGTCCCGACGGTCGCCGCTATCGACGGCTACTGTCTCGGCGGCGGCTGGGAACTGGCGCTGAACTGCGACCTCCGGGTGGCGAGCGAGCGGGCGGTCCTCGGGCACACGGAACTGGACCTGGCCGTCGTCCCGGCGTGGGGCGGCGTCCGGAAGCTCGTCCGGCTCGTCGGCGACGAGACTGCCCGCAGGCTCGTCTTCTTCGCCGAACGGCTGGACGCCCAGGACGCCTACGAACTCGACCTCGTCGGCGACCTCGTCGCCCACGACGAGGTCGACGACTACGCCCACGGCCTCGCCGAGGACCTGGCCGACCAGCCGGCCTTCGCCCTGCGGGCCGCAAAGGAGACCTTCGAGTACGCCTGGCGCGAGCGACCGGCCGACCTGGGCTTTCAGCGACGGCTCTGGGGGGAGCTGTTCGGCACCGACGCCCGGCGCGAGGCGATGTATGAGTTCCTCGATAGGTAG
- a CDS encoding DUF5797 family protein, with protein sequence MTLSEEARSRLADLVALQPTKNAELQERWEMDNGSEVHQYLESELKEYYYRDEDSLIRATPAAAEELDIETDDDVVRVPELQARILAVLAGPDAEPQSVVSVLHNVQETGLDADPDAVRSGLRSLEDRGLVAVVQRTVPTFRLAVERETFTVEPLGEPAEAA encoded by the coding sequence ATGACCCTCTCGGAGGAGGCGCGCTCGCGGCTGGCGGACCTGGTCGCCCTGCAGCCGACGAAGAACGCCGAACTACAGGAGCGGTGGGAGATGGACAACGGCAGCGAGGTCCACCAGTACCTCGAATCGGAACTGAAGGAGTACTACTACCGCGACGAGGACAGCCTCATCCGCGCGACGCCGGCGGCCGCCGAGGAACTCGACATCGAGACCGACGACGACGTCGTCCGCGTCCCGGAACTGCAGGCGCGGATTCTGGCGGTCCTGGCCGGTCCCGACGCCGAGCCACAGAGCGTCGTCTCGGTGCTGCACAACGTCCAGGAGACGGGACTGGATGCCGACCCCGACGCCGTCCGCTCGGGGCTGCGGAGCCTCGAAGACAGGGGGCTCGTCGCGGTGGTCCAGCGGACCGTCCCCACGTTCCGGCTGGCCGTCGAGCGCGAGACGTTCACCGTCGAACCGCTCGGAGAGCCCGCCGAAGCCGCCTAG